The Zingiber officinale cultivar Zhangliang chromosome 2A, Zo_v1.1, whole genome shotgun sequence genomic sequence TCCACGGGCAGGGTGATCCCGGTCCCCGTCGTCGCTGGCGCCACCGCTGTATCCGAAGACCCAGCGCGCCTGATCCGCCCACGAAAGGGCGGCTCTGCCGTGGCTGGAAGTGGCCGGACCAGCCTGAGCATCGCCATGTGGTGGCGGGGCTTCTCGGCGTCGAGGGATAGACGAGGGAGGCCCTCGTGGTCGCGGCCTGCGGCAGAGGACGAAGAGAGGGACAGCCGGGAAGAAGAGACCGAGACCGATTCGGAGTCCGATTCACGAAGAAGGGGCAAGCTCATCACCGGGTCGAGAACAGACGACGATTTAGGGTTCCGGTGAAAGAAATGCTTCCGCGACCCGATGGAAGAAGCAGCGGCTGAGGCATTCTCGTGCCCGAGCTTCGATCCGGCGGCCCTCTTGAGACGGAGTAGCTCACGCCACCGGATCGCACAGCTCGGCGCACGGGGAGAGAACAGATACTGGTCCGATCCAAGGTCCTCTGTTCTCCACCGCGCCTTGGGCTGCTCCGATGAGTGGATCTCGCCAGCACATTCCGCCACTCCGCGCGCAGCCGGCGCCAGGTTCAGCGGCACGAGCTTCCCGTCCACAAAAAGCTCGTCGGCGTGCAGCATTGCGACGGGATCGCGGAGCCGGAACTCGAAGTCGCCGCCGCTAGTATCCTTTTCATCGGCTCTCTCCCTGGACGGCTCGAGGGAGTTCTCGAGGGAGAGGTGGAAGAACGCAGGAAAAACCGGCGAGCGGGCGACGTCGGTGACCATGGCGGTGGCGGTCATCTGCACATCAATCGAGCACGACGAGTCCGTGAGTGCGAGGCACTTGAAGCGCTAGAAGCCGACATCGGATGGGACGGGTTTTTATAGACCGGTCCACCCCAGGCTCCGGACGAACCCAACCGCGACACGCACGCGATCCTACGTCGCTCGCGACCATCGTGTTTCCCGTCAGCACTATCGCTACCCATACTTACTGTACCCGTACCTCCACACGTCACCACTGGAAGTCCTGCAGCAGGCCCCACCCGTCGCGCCCCGCGCTGGCGTGCCGGTAGACGTAAGTGGCAGCCTCTTAACGTCACCGTTCTCGTGACGGTCGCATCGGTAGGTGTCGCGGTCCGCCGGGCAGTTGTTTTTGGCCGGGCATCGGGTCTCCACTCTGACCCCTACCTCGAGGCAGATGCCATGCGTCCGAGCACGTGACGAATCGACGGCTGCGAGCGCTCCAAGCTCCTTGCCGGTCCATCAGTTTTTTATATGTGTCAGACCGTCCCGAATGAAATGACATAAACGCCCTCGGCAGAGAGCGTAATTTCGCGATCAGACGATTATACATGATGAAATTTGTTAGGGAAGGCGTGTCCGCACAAGTATCCTTTGTTTGTTAATGACAATTATATTAAAAAGCCTTCTCCTTGTCCAATCGCCTTAATTATGTCCTAATTGTCTCTTTAATCCGGGACAATAAATTAGGAGCACGGGATCACCACGTTCCTTCCAAGTAAACGCCAAACCGAAGTCCACTCATGGCGAACATGGAATTTGCCACGACAAAGCCCAAAAAAGGGTAGAAAAAGATTCGGCAAAGATTTTTGATGGCCGGACAGGATCTAGCCGTGGCATGAGATCCAGTGCTAGATCTCATGCTTGTTTTTCGATCGTAATTGTTTCGAAATAATCAGGAAGTTAAAATATTGCAACTGTTTGCCAATGGATGCTCGAAATATATGCAACTGTTTGGTCTGGGGAAATCAACAGTTTTGTTGTCAGGATCAAAATATGAATTCAGCGATAGAATTTCTGACACGCAGAAAAAGATTGCTGATTATTTTCAGCAAAAAAGTAATCATTCGATCGAATTTTGGCACTTGGCCACCTTCCAAAAGGCCTTTTGGCATCGAGGACTCTGATGGATCCTTTTCCTTCAAGATCTGAGCTGGAGTACTGGACTGGACTGGACCCTTTGCGCTGCTCTGGCTCGCCTCTTACCATCCCACATGGCTCCTCGCCGAGACTTTCGCAGTCGAAAAGTGTTATGGACCCGTGTCGGCGGCCGGACCAATCACGTTCAGCAGTGTTGGAACAGTATAGAATCTTTGCGGACAGTAATTCTTTTGTTTGATGTCTCTTTTCTACATCTATTTATGATCCGGAGATCCATAGTTGAACATCAAGTGAGTTATTGATATTCCAAGGGCAAGACCTCTCCTTCAACCACCCACTTCGCTATTTGGCCCTAAACCTAAACCCTATGCCACCAACACAGAGAACCCAATTCTGGTGGTGTTGCTCGATTTATTGGGGCCTAGTCATCTCAACGATGAATCGACCATTAGATATATAAGTATCCCAGGTTAATTTTGATATAATTGagttaaattagattttatatttttttataccttgtgtctaaatgtacaTGGACTTAGTGTTAGTACGGTTAGTACCAAATGGTCAAACTCAAGTTTGATAAAtaacaaatgaattaaagttagttGTTATGTTTATCTAACCTCTTTAACGAGTATGCAGGAATTGACGAGTTTAGAGGACCTGATACCAGGTTAAAATCCAGATGTACAATTCTGGCAAGAAGTCTaactaggtccgcgggacctaaaAGTTGGCTGAAGTGTAGCCGGGATGTTCGATTCCAAACGATTGGCTAAAGTTCGGATGTGCGATTCcaataggaagacctggtgggtcaagagaagTCAAGAGACTataaatggtaagtgaggtaagcaactgaaggACAGATccagtgagggcgcgttcccgattgagggaacagtagacgtcagtctgacctagggtttcagcgaaactcaaattTAGGACCAGACAGTCTGGAAactgtcaaatattttattactacTCTTTTTTTCTGTATTATTACTTGTTGTGCTAACCTTGTGAGGAGAAAATCATGTGGTTGAAAAAGGGCCCTAGGCGCTTGGACATAATCCTAGCGCCCCGAAGGTTCGGGCATCCGAAATTAGTCTAGGTGCTCAGAAAGGGGCTGAACAGGTAATCAGTCGGGCTAAGATGGCGTATGTTGATTAGCCAGCAtatgtcacattccaggcgcccggaccggtCCAAGCATTTAGAATTCGCTAGATTTTTCATGGATAGAGCTTCATTGATCGAGGTACGTCCACATTAGCGATCCAGATATCCGGGGgtggtctaggcacccggagtTGACTATAAAACAAGCTTTGAACAATAACATCAGAATGTCACTTGGTCTGACTTTCGTACTCGTGCATTACTTCGAGAAGACTCCGACGATACCAAAAGGTTACTCCAACAACCAACGCTCAAGCAACTACTTTTTCTGTTGTTGGTATTTTTATTTAACAGTGCTTGTACTtaaattttgtaaacattttcaaattgatagtgattgtccagtGAAAACACTTCACGagtgcgggccttcgagtaggagtcatccaaaactctgaatcaagtaaaaaagacttgtgttagcgattgtttgtgtgtttttgtttctttcttttccgttGCATTGTTTTAACTCATTacaaatgctattcaccccctctagcatcttTACAATCCTacacttaggagtacaagaattcGAGTAGAAGATGCAGCGAGCGAGAAGTATGACACAGGAAGTGAGTTAACGGGTTCGGTGTATCTAAGAGacgagtgttggaaccccaaggttgttttggtgtgatcaacaagttaagttaggtcctgcgttgtttctaaccttgtgtctaagtgtgcaggagcttaggagcacaggtactcgagcggaagatgcagctagtgagaaggacagcacgctGTGCATCCgggggacgagatgctgcggaagagtacaccggcggacgagaaggaagtgcgcgcggtggttccgaggtatgaaagccggagcggaagattgctcggggagcaagagacgcaactagcgcgaaggtcggcacggggtgcgaccgagggacgaagtctgtggatgagtacgctggtggaagagaagggacacgcggcaattctgagggacgagaagccggagggaagcacgctcgagaagactggaagatgggttcgggtgagccctattccggatgtcagagatcacccaagtaagcggagccggagcagaaagacccggaccagaggcgagctgaaccggagaagagagcacggaccaaaagtcaacagggttgacttttgactccggggcgcccggaattgactttttcacaggatcgagctttgactcga encodes the following:
- the LOC122043865 gene encoding uncharacterized protein LOC122043865, whose product is MTATAMVTDVARSPVFPAFFHLSLENSLEPSRERADEKDTSGGDFEFRLRDPVAMLHADELFVDGKLVPLNLAPAARGVAECAGEIHSSEQPKARWRTEDLGSDQYLFSPRAPSCAIRWRELLRLKRAAGSKLGHENASAAASSIGSRKHFFHRNPKSSSVLDPVMSLPLLRESDSESVSVSSSRLSLSSSSAAGRDHEGLPRLSLDAEKPRHHMAMLRLVRPLPATAEPPFRGRIRRAGSSDTAVAPATTGTGITLPVDSPRMNPSGKVVFHGLERSSSTPGSFTGGPRLRLQGMQRSYSSNVVRVTPVLNVPVCSLAKTGPVFGFAGQLFSPQKKDKANAAAKPTSGVGKRNKSRKPSGLEIFE